Proteins from one Blattabacterium sp. (Blattella germanica) str. Bge genomic window:
- a CDS encoding twin-arginine translocase TatA/TatE family subunit, translated as MTNFLFISIEESFFIIFIALLVFGPKKIPDIARGLGEGIRYLKNAKEKIKNEILTQENQEKQTSIPKKEKKPPYSVKR; from the coding sequence ATGACAAATTTTTTATTTATTAGTATTGAAGAAAGTTTTTTCATCATTTTTATAGCTCTTCTCGTATTTGGACCCAAAAAAATACCGGATATAGCTCGTGGATTAGGAGAAGGAATACGATATTTAAAGAATGCTAAAGAAAAAATAAAAAATGAAATTCTTACGCAAGAGAATCAAGAAAAACAAACTTCTATTCCTAAAAAAGAAAAAAAACCTCCTTATTCTGTGAAACGTTAA
- a CDS encoding CNNM domain-containing protein, which yields MISHISIVFIAILISAFFSGMEMALISSSLFQIELNKKKDSFRSKILSKSISEPKKFITTMLIGNTISLVIYGIYMEKLFFSIFPKEFLHNSLWIIFLETVFSATVILIIGEFIPKIIFSVYSNELLNLFIIPVYIICKIFSPITNSVIWISNVFLKILGEKENDKKKIFDKEDLIYFLSENIENNIKGKGKKFVEYEIEIFHKALDFSEKKARECMVPRKEIISSNITFSSIDSIRNLFTESGLSKIVIYKKNIDNIIGYIHYLELFKKPKNIESVIRPVELVYITTPVREIMDLLIKKKRSIAIILDEYGGTAGMITIEDLLEEFLGDIKDEHDENILLDRRLNDSEFLFSARLEIDFINAKYDLDLPKSEKYETLGGLIVTYTGNIPKYGEKIIINKNFDIEIKKVSKNKIEEVFLKKNIDLK from the coding sequence ATGATTTCTCATATTAGTATAGTTTTTATTGCTATACTTATATCTGCTTTTTTCTCTGGTATGGAAATGGCTTTAATTTCTTCTAGTTTATTTCAAATAGAATTGAACAAGAAAAAAGACTCGTTTCGTTCTAAAATTCTTTCTAAAAGCATTAGTGAACCTAAAAAATTTATAACTACAATGCTAATTGGAAATACCATATCTTTAGTCATATATGGAATTTATATGGAAAAATTATTTTTTTCTATTTTTCCAAAAGAATTTTTGCATAATTCCTTATGGATTATTTTTTTAGAAACAGTTTTTTCCGCTACTGTAATTTTAATTATTGGAGAATTTATTCCTAAAATAATATTTAGTGTATATTCAAATGAATTATTGAATTTATTTATAATTCCTGTATATATTATATGCAAAATTTTTTCTCCCATTACGAATTCTGTTATTTGGATTTCTAATGTTTTTCTAAAAATCTTAGGAGAGAAAGAAAATGACAAGAAAAAAATTTTTGATAAAGAAGATTTAATTTATTTTTTATCAGAAAATATAGAAAACAATATTAAAGGAAAAGGAAAAAAATTCGTAGAATATGAAATTGAAATTTTTCATAAAGCTTTGGATTTTTCAGAAAAAAAAGCACGAGAATGTATGGTTCCTAGAAAAGAAATAATTTCTTCTAATATCACATTTTCTTCTATAGATAGTATTCGCAATCTTTTCACAGAAAGTGGATTATCTAAAATAGTGATTTATAAAAAGAATATAGACAATATTATAGGATACATTCATTATTTAGAACTTTTTAAAAAACCAAAAAATATTGAATCTGTAATTAGACCTGTAGAATTAGTTTATATTACTACTCCTGTGAGAGAAATTATGGATCTTTTAATTAAGAAGAAAAGAAGCATAGCTATAATTTTAGATGAATATGGAGGAACAGCAGGAATGATTACTATAGAAGATCTTCTAGAAGAATTTCTTGGAGATATAAAAGATGAACATGATGAAAATATTTTATTGGATAGAAGATTAAATGATTCAGAATTTTTATTTTCTGCACGTTTAGAAATCGATTTTATTAATGCAAAGTATGATTTAGATCTTCCAAAATCCGAAAAATATGAAACTTTAGGAGGATTAATAGTTACTTATACAGGAAATATTCCTAAATATGGAGAAAAAATTATCATTAACAAAAATTTTGATATTGAAATCAAAAAAGTATCTAAGAATAAAATAGAAGAAGTTTTTCTTAAAAAAAATATTGACTTGAAATGA
- the secD gene encoding protein translocase subunit SecD: MRIGSFFTIFTTIILTIICLYYIHSSVFKKNNKKTLNLGLDLEGGISIILDVSEKYLLKKFSENSQNPFFIKALEYADQKKKENPNADYLSFFINFFDQLNIHLSSPDLFGNRFNIEKIDSNSSNVEIKTFLKEKIELSIISIQNILRSRIDQFGVLQPNIQRIKNSNRILIELSGIKDVDRIKNILEKKAELHFFETYNFQEVFPYFKKIDKFFHKKLNKSFIDVLNISTRKSNNIVGFIHKKHKKVISEFLNSIEATEALPYNLHNVKFLWGNSINNNFLQLFAVKINNEETYSYLNGDVVTRAYKSFGPFNEISVNIKMNQEGTKKWKIFTEKNIGKNIAIVLDDFVYANPLVQSVITNGMSQISGHFSIQESNDLVNVLNAGELPTSVNIVQTEIVGPSLGKESIHKGMKSFLIALFFVFFWMIFHYSIPGLYSDIILIFNIIFIFGILISINAVLTFPGIAGIILTLAMSMDANILIYEKIKENIRNKISIFTSIHNSYTFQGALSSIIDGQITTLLCGIILFYFGTGPIQGFSTTLIIGIIISVFTSTCLGRLLLEWHLKKYQNITFGNKMFINVFHKIQNIQWDFLSKRKWYYMISSILLIISVFSMVFKGLNLGLDFVGGRSYVILFDRKMIPEKISEILSKTFLEKGRPSFPNVKTFGNENQLKIVTKYKIWEENHKIDEEILQKMFISLKDYFPIHFHFRDFKNIEKDKPLGVLSSEKVEPTIAKDMKDKSFISIIISLIGIFLYIFIRFQKWQFGLGAVVSLIHDSVIVLGIYSFFYGKFPILEIDQSFIAALLTIIGYSINDTVIVYDQIRKISKKTSSSTMKQTINTGIVNSLTRTINTSLITLLVISIIFLFGGAPLRSFMLALFLGVSIGTYSSIFIAPSIVYDFCKKI, from the coding sequence ATGCGTATAGGAAGCTTTTTTACGATTTTTACAACCATAATATTGACTATAATTTGTTTATATTATATACATTCCAGTGTTTTTAAAAAAAACAATAAAAAAACTTTAAATCTAGGTTTAGATTTGGAAGGAGGAATTAGCATAATTTTAGATGTATCTGAAAAATATTTATTGAAAAAATTTTCAGAAAATTCTCAAAATCCTTTTTTTATAAAAGCATTAGAATATGCAGATCAGAAAAAAAAAGAAAATCCCAATGCAGATTATTTATCGTTTTTTATCAATTTTTTTGATCAGTTAAACATTCATTTATCTTCTCCCGATTTATTTGGGAACAGATTCAATATAGAAAAAATTGATTCCAACAGTTCAAATGTAGAAATAAAAACTTTTCTGAAAGAAAAAATAGAATTATCTATTATTTCCATTCAAAATATATTAAGATCTAGAATAGATCAATTTGGAGTTTTACAGCCAAATATACAACGTATAAAAAATTCTAATCGTATTTTAATAGAATTATCTGGTATTAAAGATGTAGATAGAATAAAAAATATTCTAGAAAAAAAAGCAGAATTGCATTTTTTTGAAACTTATAATTTTCAAGAAGTTTTCCCATATTTTAAAAAAATAGATAAATTTTTTCATAAAAAATTAAATAAATCTTTTATAGATGTTTTGAATATTTCTACACGGAAGTCAAACAACATAGTTGGATTTATTCATAAAAAACATAAAAAAGTAATTTCTGAATTCTTGAATTCAATAGAAGCTACAGAAGCTTTACCATATAATTTGCATAATGTAAAATTTTTATGGGGAAATTCAATCAATAATAATTTTTTACAATTATTTGCTGTAAAAATAAATAATGAAGAAACGTATTCTTATTTAAATGGAGACGTTGTGACTCGTGCTTATAAGTCTTTTGGTCCTTTTAATGAAATATCTGTCAATATAAAAATGAATCAAGAAGGAACTAAAAAATGGAAAATATTTACTGAAAAAAATATAGGAAAAAATATAGCAATAGTACTTGATGATTTCGTCTATGCGAATCCTTTAGTTCAATCAGTTATTACAAATGGTATGTCTCAAATATCTGGACATTTTTCTATACAAGAATCTAATGATTTAGTCAATGTGTTAAATGCAGGAGAACTACCTACTTCAGTGAATATCGTTCAAACGGAGATTGTAGGTCCCTCTTTGGGAAAAGAATCAATTCACAAAGGAATGAAATCTTTTTTAATTGCCTTATTTTTTGTATTCTTTTGGATGATTTTTCATTATTCAATTCCAGGATTGTATTCTGATATAATTTTAATTTTTAATATAATATTTATTTTTGGTATTCTTATTTCCATAAACGCAGTATTAACTTTTCCTGGAATTGCAGGTATCATATTAACGTTAGCCATGTCTATGGATGCCAACATTCTAATCTATGAAAAAATTAAAGAAAATATAAGAAATAAAATTTCTATTTTTACATCTATTCATAACAGTTATACGTTTCAAGGGGCTTTATCGTCAATTATAGATGGACAAATTACTACTTTGTTGTGTGGAATTATTTTGTTCTATTTTGGAACAGGACCAATTCAAGGATTTTCCACTACTTTAATTATTGGAATCATAATATCTGTATTTACTTCTACTTGTTTAGGTAGATTATTGTTAGAATGGCATTTAAAAAAATATCAAAATATTACTTTTGGGAATAAGATGTTTATTAATGTTTTTCATAAAATTCAAAATATTCAATGGGATTTTTTGTCTAAAAGAAAATGGTATTACATGATTTCTTCTATTCTTTTAATAATTAGTGTATTTTCTATGGTTTTTAAAGGATTAAATCTTGGATTAGATTTTGTTGGAGGCCGTTCTTATGTAATTCTTTTTGATAGAAAAATGATTCCTGAAAAAATTTCAGAAATTTTATCAAAAACTTTTCTAGAAAAAGGTAGACCTTCATTTCCAAATGTAAAAACATTTGGAAATGAAAATCAACTTAAAATAGTGACTAAATACAAAATATGGGAAGAAAATCATAAGATAGACGAAGAAATTTTGCAAAAAATGTTCATATCTTTGAAAGATTATTTTCCTATTCATTTTCATTTTAGGGATTTTAAAAATATAGAAAAAGACAAACCTTTAGGAGTTTTATCTTCAGAAAAAGTAGAACCAACAATAGCTAAAGATATGAAAGATAAATCTTTTATATCAATTATCATTTCTTTAATAGGAATATTTTTATACATTTTTATAAGATTCCAGAAATGGCAATTTGGATTGGGGGCTGTAGTTTCTTTAATTCATGATTCAGTCATTGTTCTTGGTATATACTCTTTTTTTTATGGGAAATTTCCGATTCTTGAAATCGATCAGTCTTTTATAGCTGCGTTATTAACTATAATTGGTTATTCCATTAATGATACTGTTATCGTTTATGATCAAATTAGAAAAATTTCAAAAAAAACATCATCTTCAACAATGAAACAAACCATAAACACAGGAATCGTTAATTCTTTAACAAGAACTATAAATACTTCATTAATCACTTTATTAGTAATTTCTATCATTTTTTTATTTGGAGGAGCTCCCCTTCGTAGTTTTATGTTAGCTTTATTTCTTGGAGTGAGTATTGGCACTTACTCTTCTATATTTATAGCTCCATCTATAGTATATGATTTTTGTAAAAAAATATAA
- a CDS encoding SurA N-terminal domain-containing protein yields the protein MSFLEKIRKNTWLIFLFIGISLVFFVLDPNILLKFFSENSNVIGKVNGDNISFKEYFDNFQFLKRFREGESDSSLKNDVWKLLVHEKVLTQQAMKLGIQSTKRDFWKAIEKQSIYSKIYDFQDEKGNMDIKKFQLYLKNLEKLSIPQAEEEKNIWNYEKKNILKKIVAKKYVEMLMYGLNTSFIEAELNSRDKNYFSIIDYVFIPYSEIEKKYHPIKNYEIYDYIKKNKFFYKTENLRNLSFVILRSHPSLDDEKNMDNKIRKLFQELKSSDHHSMIVSNQSERPFDSNFYLKKNLPPILQDFVEKNNRIGSMFGPVKENNIYIMAKLTGKKMVHNSVLFSHILISHKEAVRSSNQRSKKKAENIAKKIYNTVQKNPYQFDALVMKKSDDFIKNNKGNLGWMKYEEQNNLKKLDIFSSENKKGTIAFTETKFGYHILRIEDQKDLKPVYQFSIIIKTLVPSKKTEDLLHKNAVQFIKQNKNSNLNTLINNARIKKYETVFLETVKNYQWNIHGLNTELDKEIINWSYEKNRKEGDFKVFYTSNRDYIIVFLSKIQKKGYPIEEIKNNLIPLLINKKIHKNLIKYKFYNKNLEDIAVHFSKKINKSCRINFYNSMIGEYKEPKVVGSAFSSKLYKTSNPILGKKGLFFVRPLKRFNTSKKLSYSEVEFLNSFLRKNVLEKLGDVLIKKSKIKDYRKDI from the coding sequence ATGAGTTTTTTGGAAAAAATTAGAAAAAATACATGGTTAATTTTCTTGTTTATAGGAATTTCTTTAGTATTTTTTGTATTGGATCCTAATATTTTGTTAAAATTTTTTTCTGAAAATTCTAATGTAATAGGAAAAGTAAATGGAGATAATATTTCTTTCAAAGAATATTTTGATAATTTTCAATTTTTAAAACGATTTCGTGAAGGAGAATCTGATTCTTCTTTGAAAAATGATGTTTGGAAATTATTAGTTCATGAAAAAGTATTAACTCAACAAGCAATGAAATTAGGAATACAAAGTACAAAAAGAGATTTTTGGAAAGCTATTGAAAAACAATCTATATATAGTAAAATATATGACTTTCAAGATGAAAAAGGAAATATGGATATCAAAAAGTTTCAATTGTATTTGAAAAATTTAGAAAAATTGTCAATTCCTCAGGCAGAGGAAGAAAAAAATATTTGGAATTATGAAAAAAAGAACATTCTAAAAAAAATTGTGGCAAAAAAATATGTGGAAATGTTAATGTATGGATTGAATACTTCTTTTATAGAAGCGGAGTTGAATTCCAGAGATAAAAATTATTTTTCCATCATTGATTATGTTTTTATTCCTTATTCAGAGATAGAAAAAAAATATCACCCAATAAAAAATTATGAAATTTATGATTATATTAAAAAAAATAAGTTTTTTTATAAAACAGAAAATTTAAGAAATCTTAGTTTCGTTATTTTACGTTCTCATCCGTCTTTGGATGATGAAAAAAATATGGATAATAAAATCAGGAAATTGTTTCAAGAATTGAAATCCTCTGATCATCATTCTATGATTGTCTCTAATCAATCTGAAAGGCCTTTTGATTCTAATTTTTATTTAAAAAAAAATCTTCCTCCCATTTTACAAGATTTTGTAGAGAAAAATAATCGAATAGGATCCATGTTTGGTCCTGTTAAAGAAAACAATATTTATATCATGGCTAAATTAACTGGAAAAAAAATGGTACACAATTCTGTTTTATTCAGTCATATATTAATTTCTCATAAAGAAGCTGTACGTTCTTCTAATCAAAGATCCAAAAAAAAAGCTGAAAATATAGCTAAAAAAATATATAATACTGTTCAAAAAAATCCTTATCAATTCGATGCTTTAGTAATGAAAAAATCTGATGATTTTATTAAAAATAATAAAGGAAATTTAGGGTGGATGAAATATGAAGAACAAAATAATCTAAAAAAATTAGATATTTTTTCGTCAGAAAATAAAAAAGGAACAATAGCTTTTACTGAAACTAAATTTGGATACCATATTCTAAGAATAGAAGATCAAAAAGATCTGAAACCTGTGTATCAATTCTCTATAATTATCAAAACACTTGTTCCATCAAAAAAAACGGAAGATTTGCTTCATAAAAATGCTGTTCAATTCATAAAACAAAATAAAAATTCCAATTTAAATACATTGATTAATAATGCAAGAATAAAAAAATATGAAACTGTATTTTTAGAAACAGTAAAAAATTATCAATGGAATATTCATGGATTAAATACTGAATTAGATAAGGAAATCATAAATTGGTCTTATGAAAAAAATAGAAAAGAAGGAGATTTTAAAGTTTTTTACACTTCAAACAGAGATTACATTATAGTATTTTTATCTAAGATTCAAAAAAAAGGATATCCTATTGAAGAAATAAAAAATAATTTGATCCCTTTATTGATTAATAAAAAAATTCATAAAAATTTAATAAAATATAAATTTTATAACAAAAATCTAGAAGACATCGCTGTTCATTTTTCTAAGAAAATCAATAAATCTTGTAGAATCAATTTTTATAATTCTATGATTGGTGAATATAAAGAGCCTAAAGTAGTAGGATCTGCTTTTTCTTCAAAATTATACAAAACTTCTAATCCTATATTAGGTAAAAAAGGTCTTTTTTTTGTAAGACCATTAAAACGTTTTAATACATCTAAAAAACTTTCTTATTCAGAAGTAGAATTTTTAAATTCTTTTTTAAGGAAAAATGTTTTAGAAAAATTAGGAGATGTATTGATCAAAAAATCTAAAATTAAAGATTATAGAAAAGATATTTAA
- a CDS encoding OmpH family outer membrane protein — MGKNTIFYFLLFFLLFGYSYSYSHTKVCQQRIVCLNSMVIIEKMPEFSSAQKELDRISKMHENILDKLAKEFHKKAEKFQKNKNPILKKELEILQARAHAYQKTAADDLTKKQNKLLNPIYKKIENAIHKVIEKDKSIIRVDDCSPGKGVLVNKGKDITEEVKKELGI, encoded by the coding sequence ATGGGAAAAAATACAATTTTTTATTTTTTATTATTTTTTTTATTGTTTGGATATTCATACTCTTACTCTCATACCAAAGTATGTCAACAAAGAATAGTTTGTCTTAATAGTATGGTGATTATAGAGAAAATGCCAGAGTTTTCTAGTGCTCAAAAAGAATTAGATAGAATTAGTAAAATGCATGAGAATATACTAGATAAATTAGCAAAAGAATTTCACAAAAAAGCAGAAAAATTTCAAAAAAATAAAAATCCAATTCTTAAAAAAGAACTAGAAATTTTACAAGCAAGAGCTCATGCATATCAAAAAACAGCAGCTGATGATTTAACCAAAAAACAAAATAAATTATTAAATCCTATATATAAAAAAATAGAAAATGCTATTCATAAAGTAATAGAAAAAGATAAAAGTATTATAAGAGTTGATGATTGTAGCCCTGGAAAAGGAGTTTTGGTTAATAAAGGAAAAGATATCACAGAGGAAGTGAAAAAAGAATTAGGAATATAA
- a CDS encoding POTRA domain-containing protein, whose amino-acid sequence MQIQQGYSFIQKKDFNISKNEISNLVVKSVHIMGKTKYDSPFISDLSGIYSGDFIDSYGIKIDSAIKKLWKSNLFKNISIYKKNISKNEIDLFFELEDLIEIHEVQVKGIRKEQFSNIKKLKSGDKISDDLIQTIKNDIQEYYIQKGYNEINIKNEIIRINDKNILFLSVDKGKKIEIEKILFEGNHLLNDKELLHLMIKTKKSFFIPIIEKSIYLFVQENIRKDFKNIADKYKSMGFIDIQVFLDSVWKEKSGNYGIKIKLVEGNRYFLGKVDFLGNKKLKTNFLKKIFFHKEGNIYNQIEIERNILDASFPTSILYTYLDLGYLFVNIIPVEKRVVDDKIDLEIQIKENQPVYIKKVKISGNLITKDHVIRRELKTYPGTLFSPKNMRYSLLNLENLNLFDKVYSEIHTNQENNSVDIEWHIVEKNTNEFQVHGGLGGKDLKKVIGNFKLNFGNFSLKDFFKWKLWNPIPQGDGQKLVVFSQLGKDFTSYGFSFTEPWIERRNPTSLTLKGNYSINKMKNEEDFYFLSQIYKNSKIEKKQFLELKKVGGSVNLNKFLTFLDPYSAILTSVDYDKFIFNKTISSDFYQKHEFHNLSCLISLQRLYTFPDSIFPFKGSKIQLNSTFTLPYSMILKNYDKNNIKWMEYYKFKIIFFWYQKIIENMVFKIGSEFGYLGQYNHSKELFPFQKFYIGGVQNNFMESKLEEKDHIPLRGYSFSTPNHGGVIYNKLILEMRYLIKNFSTLKIWTTFFMEGGNVSDSYKKFHPFIMNKSFGFGVRLFWNPIGFIGVDFGYPIDGTQSKWKTHFIIGKDL is encoded by the coding sequence ATGCAAATACAACAGGGGTACTCTTTTATTCAAAAAAAGGATTTTAATATTTCTAAAAATGAAATTTCAAATCTTGTTGTAAAATCAGTTCATATAATGGGAAAAACAAAATATGATAGTCCTTTTATTTCCGATTTATCTGGTATTTATTCTGGAGATTTTATTGATTCTTATGGAATAAAGATCGATTCTGCTATCAAAAAATTGTGGAAAAGTAATCTCTTTAAAAACATATCTATTTATAAAAAAAATATTTCTAAAAATGAAATAGATCTATTTTTTGAATTGGAAGATTTAATAGAAATTCATGAAGTTCAAGTCAAAGGAATTAGAAAAGAACAATTTTCCAATATAAAAAAATTAAAATCTGGAGATAAAATTTCTGATGATCTAATTCAAACTATAAAAAACGATATTCAAGAGTATTATATACAAAAAGGATACAATGAAATTAATATAAAAAATGAAATAATCAGAATAAATGATAAAAATATATTATTTCTATCTGTTGATAAAGGAAAAAAAATTGAAATAGAAAAAATATTATTTGAAGGAAATCATCTTCTGAACGATAAGGAATTACTTCATTTAATGATCAAAACAAAAAAAAGTTTTTTTATTCCAATCATAGAAAAATCTATTTATCTATTTGTTCAAGAAAACATAAGAAAAGATTTCAAAAATATTGCTGATAAATATAAATCTATGGGTTTTATTGATATTCAAGTATTTTTAGATTCCGTTTGGAAAGAAAAATCCGGAAATTATGGAATAAAAATAAAATTAGTAGAAGGAAATAGATATTTTTTAGGAAAAGTAGATTTTTTAGGAAATAAAAAATTGAAAACAAATTTTTTAAAAAAAATTTTTTTTCATAAAGAAGGAAATATTTATAATCAAATTGAAATAGAAAGAAATATTTTAGACGCTTCTTTTCCTACTAGCATACTCTATACTTATTTAGATTTAGGTTATTTATTTGTTAATATAATACCGGTAGAGAAAAGAGTAGTAGATGATAAAATTGATTTGGAAATACAAATAAAAGAAAATCAACCTGTATATATCAAAAAAGTAAAGATATCAGGAAATTTAATAACTAAAGATCATGTAATTAGAAGAGAATTAAAAACTTATCCAGGAACTCTTTTTTCTCCTAAAAACATGAGATACAGTTTGTTAAATTTGGAAAATTTAAATCTTTTCGATAAAGTCTATTCTGAAATTCATACAAATCAAGAAAACAATTCTGTAGATATAGAATGGCATATTGTAGAAAAAAATACCAATGAATTTCAAGTTCATGGAGGATTGGGAGGAAAAGATCTGAAAAAAGTTATTGGTAATTTTAAATTAAATTTTGGAAATTTTTCTTTAAAAGACTTTTTTAAATGGAAATTGTGGAATCCTATTCCTCAAGGGGATGGACAAAAATTAGTAGTATTCAGTCAATTAGGAAAAGATTTTACATCTTATGGTTTTTCATTCACAGAACCTTGGATAGAAAGAAGAAATCCAACATCATTAACTTTGAAAGGAAATTATTCGATCAATAAAATGAAAAATGAGGAAGATTTTTATTTTTTATCTCAAATATATAAAAATTCTAAAATAGAAAAAAAACAATTTTTAGAATTAAAAAAAGTAGGGGGTTCTGTGAACTTAAATAAATTTTTAACTTTTTTAGATCCTTATTCAGCAATTTTAACATCTGTAGATTACGATAAGTTTATTTTCAACAAAACAATTTCATCTGATTTTTATCAAAAACATGAGTTTCATAATCTTAGTTGTTTGATTTCATTACAAAGGCTTTATACTTTCCCCGATTCTATATTTCCATTTAAAGGATCCAAAATCCAATTGAATAGCACGTTTACTCTTCCATATTCCATGATTTTAAAAAATTATGATAAAAATAATATTAAATGGATGGAGTATTATAAATTCAAGATAATTTTTTTTTGGTATCAAAAAATTATAGAAAACATGGTGTTCAAAATAGGAAGTGAATTTGGATATTTAGGACAATATAATCATTCAAAAGAATTGTTCCCATTTCAAAAATTTTATATAGGTGGAGTTCAAAATAATTTTATGGAATCCAAATTGGAAGAGAAAGATCATATTCCGTTAAGGGGATATTCTTTTTCTACTCCAAATCATGGAGGAGTGATTTACAATAAACTTATTTTGGAAATGCGTTATTTAATTAAGAATTTTTCAACTTTAAAAATTTGGACTACTTTTTTTATGGAAGGAGGGAATGTGAGTGATTCTTACAAAAAATTTCATCCATTCATAATGAATAAATCTTTCGGATTTGGAGTTCGTCTTTTTTGGAATCCAATAGGATTTATTGGTGTAGATTTTGGATATCCTATAGATGGAACTCAATCAAAATGGAAAACACATTTTATTATAGGAAAAGATTTGTAA